TAAGACAAAACACTTAAGAAAATAGGTTGCACCGATCCAAACCGGGCTAATCTTTTAAGTTTACTTATGATGATGATCTTGCTTCCTTTGTTCATTCTTATGAGAAACAAGTGAAACTTTTTCCAGTCATCGTCGCCTATATCAGAAGCAAACTCTATAACTACCAAGATCATCCGAAACATGGTCCCTCCATGGTCAAGTACCGTCAAGAGGTTGTCTCCATTCAAGTGCAAAGTAGTGGAGAATTGTGAGCGAACCCTTTCGTCTGCACACACATGAGCAACCAATGTTTTCTTCCCAACTCCAACACCACCTATGATTGGAAGAACTGCAGGTGCATGAAAATCATTGTGCTCCAACAAGAAGCTCAAGAGCTTTTGCTTTTCAGCATGTCGGCTGAACATGAAGTTGTTGGTGTAAAGATGAACATCATATGGCCTACGAGACATGCGCTCACATCCACCCAGAAACACAACAAATTCTGTCATGTTAGCAACAACAATTTCTAAGCTTTCCAAGGCACCATCTGACTCGAGGCGCATGGCCTTGTCATCCATCTCAGTTTTTGTCCGAGAACGCTTGAAAGGAATGGATAAATACAAGTTGTTGCTAGATGAGTCGTTGATTCTAACCTTGTCAAAGCATGCACTCTCTTGGTGGTTTTGGAACCTCATGGTGTCCAGCATGTGGTATCCTTTGTACATGGCCCCTGACAGCATTTTGAGCTGCAATAACATCCCAGAGTTGGTTATGTACCGCACATCCGCCTCCTCGACGACGATGCTGACTCTCATCAAGAGGTGCTGCAGTCTCTCCTCCATCTTCTCTGATTGTGCATGGCTCAAGGAGGAGTTGTACTTGTTTTTGAGGAAGGAGATGAAACGACTCACTAGTTCACCCGTGACTACGGATATGG
This region of Triticum aestivum cultivar Chinese Spring chromosome 2D, IWGSC CS RefSeq v2.1, whole genome shotgun sequence genomic DNA includes:
- the LOC123048211 gene encoding uncharacterized protein; amino-acid sequence: MEAAISVVTGELVSRFISFLKNKYNSSLSHAQSEKMEERLQHLLMRVSIVVEEADVRYITNSGMLLQLKMLSGAMYKGYHMLDTMRFQNHQESACFDKVRINDSSSNNLYLSIPFKRSRTKTEMDDKAMRLESDGALESLEIVVANMTEFVVFLGGCERMSRRPYDVHLYTNNFMFSRHAEKQKLLSFLLEHNDFHAPAVLPIIGGVGVGKKTLVAHVCADERVRSQFSTTLHLNGDNLLTVLDHGGTMFRMILVVIEFASDIGDDDWKKFHLFLIRMNKGSKIIIISKLKRLARFGSVQPIFLSVLSYDEFRYLFKTLAFGSVDPAEHPRLLQLADEFANQLHNKQGSLVAINTFSHVLRMNLTIQFWRCIFDKMTRHVKRNLFIHGAHPSVLMEQGLPVDITDFALHPLTMTSYTSNVPIKEKSPSVTFAELLADPSVRPEGDFTLIRYESRIPPHKSFVHFVTSRAQDTHEGSSSTLPGRKRRGVPI